From the genome of Primulina eburnea isolate SZY01 chromosome 12, ASM2296580v1, whole genome shotgun sequence, one region includes:
- the LOC140806742 gene encoding uncharacterized protein, translated as MRTSPLISANQPLRIMMEVLTPKNTLEGSIILLYSTDTQMGFREFSTLFINQYATSKKYLKTSLGLFNLKQGDTDSLRDFIRRFNSAALEVPAAATETLVNAFTQGLRGGQFFSSLVKKPPQSYDELLSRAEKYVNLEDAQRQRRVDIRPGEKDKGKEKVEPSRKRPAERTGERSRGPGPFPYAPLAMSLERAMAICEERRKLERPRQAEKGPHLPPSDKFCEFHQEYGHVTNDCQKLGEEVQRIMQRDPHMKNLLARSEERYRDDRRDRGPPGINQRPQPRENRPNRGGRDDPP; from the exons ATGAGGACCTCCCCGTTAATTTCCGCCAACCAACCGTTAAGGATTATGATGGAAGTACTGACCCCGAAAAACACCTTGGAAGGTTCAATAATTCTGCTTTACTCCACCGATACTCAGATGGG CTTCCGAGAATTCAGCACCCTGTTCATAAACCAGTATGCTACAAGTAAGAAATACTTGAAAACCTCATTGGGCCTGTTCAATTTGAAACAAGGAGATACAGATTCACTGAGGGACTTCATTAGGCGATTCAACAGTGCGGCCTTGGAGGTCCCAGCCGCAGCAACGGAAACTCTGGTAAATGCTTTTACACAAGGGCTCCGAGGGGGACAATTTTTCAGTTCCTTGGTCAAAAAACCCCCTCAAAGCTATGATGAGCTCCTTAGCCGAGCTGAGAAATACGTGAACCTTGAGGACGCACAGAGGCAGAGGCGAGTGGATATTCGACCCGGTGAAAAAGATAAGGGGAAGGAGAAGGTGGAACCAAGTAGGAAGAGGCCTGCAGAAAGAACAGGGGAAAGGAGCCGAGGTCCTGGACCTTTCCCTTATGCCCCGTTGGCCATGAGCTTGGAAAGAGCCATGGCAATTTGCGAAGAAAGAAGAAAGCTGGAGCGCCCGAGACAAGCCGAAAAGGGACCGCATTTACCTCCCTCAGATAAATTTTGTGAGTTCCATCAAGAGTACGGTCACGTTACGAATGATTGCCAGAAGTTGGGCGAAGAGGTCCAAAGAATCATGCAAAGAGACCCTCACATGAAGAACCTCTTAGCTCGATCAGAAGAAAGGTACCGAGATGATAGAAGAGATCGAGGACCTCCTGGGATAAATCAAAGGCCACAACCCCGGGAGAACCGACCCAACCGGGGGGGTCGAGATGACCCCCCGTGA